A segment of the Parasynechococcus marenigrum WH 8102 genome:
ACCACGGGGAGGAGGGCAGACCACAGGTCCCTTGATCGCAGCCAACCTCACCGTGGCCAGCCACCTGCTCGGTTCTGATCACGTGCCGGAGCTTCAGGGCGCCATCCTGATTCTTGAAGATGTAGGCGAGGCGCCGTATCGAATCGACCGGATGCTGACCCACTGGAGATTGTGCGGTGCACTTCAACAGCTCGGCGGCATTGGCTTCGGTCAATTCGAAGGATGCGACCGCAACCTGGATGACCTGCTCACCACAACTCTCGAGGCAGTGCTCGACGAGCGCACCGCCGATCTGAACATTCCCGTGGTGAAGAACCTTCCGGTTGGCCACATCTGCGGCAATGCCGCCTTACCGATGGGGCAGCTGGCCTGCCTCGACGGCAACCTCGGCAGCCTCAGTCTTGTTGCCTGAGGGCAAGCACTGCTTCGGCGACGTTGAGGTCAAACGGTGTGGTCACTTTGATGTTCGACGGTCCTGCATCCAGCACCTGCACTGGCCAGCCCAAGCGTTCGTACAGCGACGCGTCATCGGTGACAGTCCACCCATTGGCCTCAGCCTCGGCATGGCCATGGCGCAACTGGTCCACCTGGAAACCCTGAGGGGTCTGAGCCGCCCAGAGCTCCGAGCGGTCCGGCGTGTCTGTAATCACGCCATCGGCATCCACCCGTTTGATCGTGTCGGTGACGGGGGTTGCCGCGATCAGAGCCTGACCCGATGCCAGGGCCATCGCGCAGCGATCGAACAGTGCCGGTTCCGCCAGGCAACGGGCGCCGTCATGGATCAGCACCTGCTCAGCAGCCTCCGGCAAGCCCGCCAGTCCGCGCAACACCGACTCCTGCCGCGTGCTGCCGCCCTGGATCCATGTCACCGGCTTGTTGGCATCTCGCACGAGGTCAAGGATCGGTTCGCGATCGATCTCCTGACCCACCACACCGATCCATTGAATGTGTTCAGCAGCCAACGCCGCCTTCAGCGTCCAGGCGATCACAGGCTTCCCGGCCAATGGCAACAGAAGCTTGTTGCGATCCGCGCCCATGCGGCGACCACTGCCCGCTGCGGCGATCAACAGATGCACAAGCGACTCCTGCCGCAGGCAGGCCGAAACGGCCTCCATACAATCAGCTCGCACCACGCCCTTAGGCGAGTCCATGCGTGTTCTTGCTCTCAGCCCTGGCCCGCTGGCGCTGCAACTCGATCGACTGCCTGCTCTGGTCAGCCTTTGCGAACAGGTGGGAGCCACCCTGCAGGTGGCCTGCGCCCCAACCTGTCGCGGGGCCTGGGACTTGATTCCCCAGGTGGAGAAGATCCTCCCCTTCGATTTCGAGGCATCACCCACCCTGGCGGACTGGGCCAACCTGCTGGGCTGCGTGCGCGAGCCCGATTTTCAGGTCTGCCTCAACTTCGCTGAAGGACAGCAGGTGAACCTGATGCTGTCGATGAGTCACATCCCCACGCGCATCGCCAGCAGTGGCTTTTCCAGCACCGAGATCATCTCCCCCGGCGAGGGCTGGTGTGCCCAGCGCCTGGCCAGCTTCTTGAAACCACTGGGCTGCACCCTGGATGCGGACCGCTTCAGCCTGGCCCTCTCCAGCAAGGATCTCGATGCCGCCCGCGCCGAGCAACCCGCTGGCGAAGGCCCGATGCTGCTGCTCGCTCCTGCTGGCTCGACAGGGGATTGGCCGGAACAGCGCTGGACATCACTGCCTGAGTCCATTGCGCAGCGCCTTAAGGGACTGCGCACCTTGCAGCTGAGTCCTGAGCTGCCACTGAACCGTCGTGCAGCGGCTGTCGCCAGCTCCGATGTGGTGCTCAGCAGCTGTCCGGTGACCCAGCGGCTGGCGGTCTACAACGGCGTGCCGCTGGTGGCGCTGGGAGCACAACCTGAAAACCTTCCCAACCGTCCGGAGATTCGCTGTCTGGGGCACCAAGCTGATCTCAGCGCCCTGAAAGATGGCGAGGTGCTGCAGGCCCTCGGGTTCTGACCGCTGCTGATGTCCCAGGGCTCCCGACGCCGGACGAGCCGACGCCAGCTCAAGCTGCTGGCAGCCCCCTGGCGCGGTCCCTTCAGCGCCCTATCGGCCGTGATCCTGATCGGTGCGATCGGTTACCGCCTCACGGAAGGCTGGGATTGGGGGGACTGTCTGTGGATGGTGCTGATCACCATCAGCACCATCGGCTACGGGGAGGTGGAAACCCTCTCCCCAGCTGGACGGCTGGTGACGGTTCTGATCGTGGTCGGTGGCCTGATCGTTGTTCAACTGGCCATTCAGCGGGTGCTTGGCCTGAAGGACGCCGGTTATTTCCGCAGACTGCAGGAGTTCCGCATCCACCGCATGCTGGAAAGCCTGCATGATCACGTCATCCTCTGCGGCTACGGGCGCATCGGTCAGGAGATCGCAGCCCAGCTGCAGCGTGATCAGATTCCCCTCGTGGTGATTGAGACCGACCCGGATCGTCGGGATGTTGCAGAAGCCAATGGACTGCAGCTGCTTCAGGCGGATGCAACCCTCGATGAAACGCTCCTGGACGCTGGCCTGGAACGCTGTCAAAGCCTGGTGGCCGCCCTGCCTGGAGATGCCTCGAATCTGTACGTGATCCTCAGCGCCCGGGGGTTGAACCCCAGCTGCAGGCTCATTGCGCGAGCCAACAGCGATGAAGCCGCCACGAAGCTGCGGCTCGCCGGCGCCACGGTTGTGGTGAGTCCCTATGTGGCCGGTGGTCGGGTGATGGCGGCCTCCGCACTGCGTCCCCTGGCCCTGAATTTCATGGAGCTGCTGGCGGGGTCGGATTTCGAAATCGAGGAGTTCCAGCTCAGCCGCGACCCTTTGGATCTGATGGACATCCGAGGAAGAAGCATGGCGGAACTGGAACTGGGCCGCCGCAGCGGAGCTCTCGTACTTGCCATCCGAGACGGGAGTGAGCTGATCGCCAACCCTGGCGGGGAAACCCAATTGGCCCCCGGCCAACTGTTGATCGTGCTGGGCAGCAAGCCGCAACTCAAGCGTTTTCAGGCCTTGCTTGGCGAGGCGGTCGACAGCATCGAAACCATGGCGAGTTGAGCCGGCTCCAGGCGCATCCCTACGATCCTCCGATCACAGCAGCCGCCATGCTCAGCTCCGCCTCCCTCGACGGTCAGACCGCATTGGTGACAGGAGGCGGACGTGGCATCGGCAAAGCCATCGCCCTGGCCCTCGCCGAAGCCGGTGCTGAGGTGGTGGTGAACTACGCCAATTCCGCTGGCGCCGCCGACGAGGTGGTGGCCAGCATCAACGCTGCCGGTGGGAAGGCCTACGCCCTGAAGGCCAACGTCTCCATCGAAGAGGAGGTGGACGGACTGATCAAGGCAGTGCTGGAGCGCAGCGGCCGCCTGGACGTTCTGGTGAACAACGCCGGCATCACCAGAGACGGCTTGCTGATGCGGATGAAGACCAGCGACTGGCAAGCGGTGATCGACCTGAACCTCAGCGGAGTGTTTTTGTGCAGCCGCGCTGTCGCACGGCCGATGTTGAAGCAGAAAAGCGGCCGCATCATCAACATCACCTCCGTGGTGGGGCTGATGGGGAATGCCGGTCAGGCCAATTACGCCGCTGCCAAGGCCGGTGTGATCGGCCTGACCAAAAGCACCGCCAAGGAACTGGCCAGCCGGGGCATCACCGTTAATGCCGTCGCCCCTGGCTTCATCGCCACGGACATGACCAAGGATCTGGACGCCGACGCCATCCTCAAAGACATTCCCCTGGGCCAGTTCGGCACCCAGGAACAAGTGGCCGGAGCCGTGCGCTTTCTTGCGGCGGATCCAGCTGCTGCCTACATCACCGGTCAGGTGCTGCAGGTGGATGGCGGCATGGTGATGGCCTGATCGGTCAGGAATCCAGCGGCTGAGCCAGCTCCTCCCGCAGGCGTCGGATGCGTTGCAGCAGGCGCAATCGCCGGCTTCGTTCCGTCGCCGTGAGAAAAATCCGCAGCGGGACGTAAACGAGGGCCATGGAGCCGGCCAACCCCGCCATCAGGACAAAGAACAGCGTGCCGTTGTCACTCATGTGCGGACGTTAATGAGGGTGCGTGATGCCGACAGGAGCGGAGGCGCTCCAATTCGGCTTTCCCCACCGTTGCCCCCCTGTTGAATGCCTCATGTGCTGTGGGACAGTGACTGGCGGCGGACCCGAGATCATGGCCAAACTCCTTTCCTTCTCTGACGAATCCCGCAGCGCCCTGGAACGGGGCGTTGATGCCCTGGCTGACGCCGTCCGCGTGACCATCGGCCCACGGGGCCGCAACGTGGTGCTAGAAAAAAAATTCGGCGCTCCCGACATCGTCAATGACGGCGACACCATCGCCCGAGAGATTGAACTGGATGATCCCTTCGAGAACCTCGGGGCCAAACTGATCCAGCAGGTTGCTTCACGCACCAAGGACAAGGCCGGCGACGGCACAACCACGGCCACGGTGCTGGCCCAGGCGATGGTGAGGGAAGGTCTGCGCAACACAGCTGCAGGCGCCAGCCCGGTGGAGCTACGCCGTGGCATGGAAAAAGCTGTCGCACAGGTGGTGGATGGCCTCCAGCAGCGCAGTCAGCCCGTAGCGGGAGATGCCATCCGTCAGGTGGCCACCGTCAGTTCCGGTGGTGACGACGAAGTGGGTCGGATGATTGCCGAAGCCATGGATCGCGTCAGCGCAGATGGGGTGATCACCGTTGAGGAATCCAAATCCCTGGCCACGGAGCTTGAGGTCACTGAAGGCATGGCCTTCGATCGCGGCTACAGCTCTCCCTATTTCGTAACTGACGCCGATCGTCAGATCTGTGAGTTCGAAAATCCGCTGATCCTGCTCACCGATCGCAAGATCAGCGCCATTGCTGATCTGGTTCCCGTGCTTGAGGCGGTTCAGAAGAGTGGTTCTCCTTTGCTTGTCCTGGCCGAGGAAGTGGATGGTGAAGCCCTGGCGACCCTCGTGGTGAATCGCAACCGCGGCGTGCTGCAGGTGGCGGCCGTCCGTGCCCCATCCTTCGGCGAACGTCGCAAAGCGGCCCTGGCCGACATCGCCATCCTCACCGGTGGAACACTGATCAGCGAAGACAGGGCCTTGACCCTGGACAAGGTCCAGCTGTCTGACCTCGGCAAGGCCCGTCGCGTCACCATTAGTAAGGAGAACACCACGATCGTGGCCACGGATGATCACCGTGCCGCCGTCGCAGACCGCGTCGCAGCGATCAAGCGGGAACTCGATGCCACCGACTCCGACTATGACCGCGAAAAGCTGAACGAGCGCATCGCCAAACTCGCCGGCGGCGTTGCTGTTATCAAGGTCGGTGCCCCAACGGAAACGGAACTCAAGAACCGCAAGCTGCGGATTGAGGATGCCCTGAACGCCACGCGTGCAGCGATCGAAGAAGGCATTGTTCCCGGTGGTGGAACAACACTCCTGCAACTGGCCGATGGGTTGAACGGCCTTGTCGAGCAGCTGGAGGGCGATCAGCGCACCGGGGTTGAGATCCTGCAGCGTGCCCTGGTGGCACCGGTGCATCACATCGCCACAAATGCCGGACACAATGGCGACGTGGTGATCGAAGCCATGCGCAACAGCGGTCAGGGGTTCAATGCCCTCACGGGCACCTACGAGGATCTGATGGCCGCCGGCATTGTCGATGCCGCCAAGGTGGTGCGTCTCGCCGTTCAGGATGCTGTTTCGATCGCCTCGCTGCTGATCACCACGGAAGTGGTGATCGCCGATAAGCCTGAGCCAGAGGCTCCCCCTGTCGATGGCGGCGGTGACCCCATGGGAGGCATGGGTGGAATGGGCGGCATGGGCATGCCTGGCATGGGCGGTATGGGTGGCATGGGCATGCCCGGGATGATGTGATCAGCCCCCCATCTCTCGGCAGTAGGCCTGCACCTGCAGGTCCACGCCGGTGATGGCCGTTCCAACAACAACGTTGTCCGCGCCTGCATCGAGAGCAGAGCGGGCTGCCGTTGGCGAGGCGATTCCCCCTTCACAGATCAAGCGAACCGACGTTTTCAGCTCCTTCCGCAACTCCGGCAGCAGGGCCAGAGCTGGGGGTGACTTGTCAGCTGTGACCTCGGTGTAGCCATACAGCGTGGTTCCAACCCAGTCGCAGCCCAGCTCGGCAGCACGGATGCCGTTGGCGACACTGTCCACATCGGCCATCAGCGGAGCCCGCAACTCAGACCGGCAACGCTGAATCAACGCCTCCAGCCGTTGCCCCTCAGGCCGATGACGCTGGGTGGCATCCAACGCGATGACATCGGCGCCAGCGGACCACACCGCTTGAATCTCTCTCCACCCCGACGTGATGTAGACAGAACTGTCTGGGAACGTGCATTTCCACAGTCCAATGATCAGCGCATCAGGGCAGCGGCGTCGCACGGCCCCGATATGCTCAGGACTCTCCAGACGAACCCCAACAGCACCACAGCGCAGTGACGCCTCTGCCATTGCGGCGATGACCTGGGGATCGCGCATCGGAGACCCTTGGGGGGCCTGCACCGAAACGATCAGTCCCTGGTCAAGCCGCTCGTTGGTTGGGATCATCAGCGATCAGGAGACCTTGGGGACGCTGTCATCGTCAGACACCAGCCATCTCCGTAGAGATCGGGGTGTGCTCAGCGGCGGAGCCGTCACCTCCTGGAGCTCATCAACCGGATCATCAACGGACATCGTCGGCTCATCGAGTGCTCGGCTCACCTCGCTGAAAGATTCCCGCAGAACATTCGAGAACCGCTCGAATGCCCCCGGCTGATCGGCAACAGGCTCGGCCTCTTCAACCGGATCAACACGTGAAAACTCCGGCAGCGTGTCCACACCGAACCGATGCACCCATTGGCTGCGCAAAAGCAGCAATCGCTTCTGATCATCGGCGGCGTGAGCGGCGTTCAGTTGGCCGGCGAGGATGGTCTGACGCTGAGACGGAGGCTGAAACGGAGAGGTGAGCACGGGTCAAGACAGCTTGCGATTGAGCAGAGGGCGGATCAGAAGGAAGAGTCCAACGGTGAGAGCAACAAGGATGCCAAGACAGCCGAAACCGGTCACATCGCCGTAAGGGGCCTCCAAAAGAACCAGCGAAAGATCCAGTGGACCGCGATAGGCGGCACGGATGGGTTCAATCGCGAAGGTAAGGGGATTCAGGGCCGCAAGCCAGCCCAGCCAGGAGGGCATGAACGACAGCGGAGCCAAAGCCGTGCTGGCGAACAACAGCGGCAGGTTGGCCACGAAGATCACAGCGATCAGCTCGATGTGACCCGGCAGTGCGAAGGCCAGACCGAGGCTGAGGGCTGTGACTGCAAACACCAGCAGCAGCAGGGTCACCAGCACCAACACAAGACCAGCCCCGCCCGGCCAGCCGTAACCCAGCGCTGCAGCCGTCAACATGATGGCCAGGCTCTGAAGAAGGCTGAGGGCAGTGATATAAGTCACTGAAGCCAGCACGATCGAACTTCGACTGCGCAATGGCGCCACCAGAAGCCGATTGAGGAAACCGAACTCCCGGTCGAACATCACCGGCAATCCGGCATTCAAGGCGCCGCTGAATGCGGTGAAGACAATCACGCCAGCGCCGAGGAATCTCCCGTAGCTCATGCCCCCAGGCAGCAGGCCCTCCGGTGCATTGGCGAACAGGGCGCCGAACAGGATCAACCAGATCAACGGTTGAAGGATGCCGGCGATCAGGGTGGAGGGACGACGCAGCAACTGAAGGAACAGCCGGCGCGTCAGCGCCACTGTTTCCTGAATGAGCTCCGACAGAGCACCGGAGTCGTCTGCGAGGGAAGGAAGGATTGGAGAGGTCATGAGCAAATGGCGGACTCAACGCATGGACTGGCGCTTTTCCTGTTTGAGGTCGCGCTGACCGGCCAGGGCCAGCTCCGCATCCATCAGGGTCCGGCCCGTCGCTTGAAGGTAGACGTCATCAAGGCTGGGACGGCTTTGAGCAAGGGCGAATACCGGCACTCCCTGATGGTCAAGGCATTGGCGAACACTGTTGATCACAGCTTCCCCATCGATCACCAGGTTGAGCGAAAACCCCTGAGCACGGTTCACCACCACCTGACGGACCCCGTCCAGGGGCCGCAGCAGTGCGCTCACACGGTCCGCTTCTGCGGCATCACTGAACTCCCGCACCCGCAGCGTCACGCGATCGCCCCCAAGCTGCTGTTTCAACCCATCCGGGGTGCCTTCTGCGATCACCCGTCCGGAATCGATGATCGCCATTCGATCCGCAAGGGCTTCGACCTCCTCGAGGTAGTGGCTGCTGAGCAACACGCTGGTGCCCTGACTGACCAGCCGGCGTAGCAGATCCCAGATGGCCGATCGGCTCTCGATATCCAGGCCCACGGTGGGCTCATCCAGCACCAGAAGGCGTGGCCGATGCAGCAGACCCGCCGCCAGATCCAGGCGGCGCCGCATTCCTCCGGAATAGGTGCCGCAGCGTCGGTCCACCCAATCCCCCATGGCCAACAGCTCGATCAGATCAGCCATCCGCTGATCACGATCGGCGCGTTGCAGGTGATAAAGATCACCCTGCAGCTGGAGAAGTTCACGCCCGGTGAGGATTTTGTCGATAGCCACCTCCTGAGCCACGTAGCCGAGATGCCGTCGCACAGCTCTGGGATGCTTCAGAGCATCAATACCAGCCACCTGGACAGACCCCGCATCGGGTTCCAGCAGCGTGGCCAGGATGCGAAGTGTTGATGTTTTCCCTGCGCCATTCGGCCCCAGAAGGCCATACAGACAGGCCTCAGGCACCTCAAGGTTGAGGTCCTCAAGCGCCACAACAGAGCCGTAAGCCTTGTGCAGGTGCCGAAGTTCAATCAGTGGCATCGCACAGCCATCCCAGAGACGGAATCTAAGAACCGATCAAACGATCGGCAGCTGCTGCAGAACGAACATCACCTGCTGATCAAAGCTCGAGGCGAGATCGGTGCGGCTGAGGATCAGCAACAGACAGATGCCGAACAGATAAAGGATTGACCAACGAAACAGTCCCTTGGCAGCCATCAGGCTGTCGGGATCCATCGACAGGCGCTGCACCATTTGAATCAGTCGTCCGTTAAAAGGAAGCAAAATCAACCCGTAGAAGACACCTCCCGTTGGCAGGGCCAGGACACCGAATCCGCTCAACAGCACCGTGGCCCAGCCGTAGCGACGGATCGCACGGGCTGTGACCACGGGACCCTTCACCACAGGCAGCATCGGGATGCCGACAGCTCGGTAGTCCTCACGCAGCAACAGCGCCAGCGCCCAGAAATGAGCAGGTGTCCAGACCATCACGAGCGCGAACAGCCACCAGCCCCCCAATCCCACGTGGCCGGTCGCCGCGGCAGCTCCCACCAGCGGAGGGATCGCCCCTGCAACACCACCGATGACGATGTTCTGCGTTGTCCGGGGTTTGAGCAGAGCTGTGTAGAGCAACACATAGCTGCAAAGCCCAAGCAGAGACAGACCAGCCGCCAGGCAGTTCACGCCGCTCACCAGCAACATCGCCGCCGCCAGGGTGCAGGCGATGGCGCCGATGAAGGCACTCGTCGGGGAGAGGCGTCCAGACGGCAGGGCTCTGCCACTGGTGCGCGCCATGCGGCCATCAAGGTCCTGTTCCCATAAACAGTTCAGAACTCCAGCTGCTGCCGAGGCCAGGGCACCGCCTCCAAGGGTGCAGACCAGACGTGGAGACGACAGGGGCCATCCCTCGGTGAGAGCCATGCCGCCAAGGGTGGTGGCCAGAAGCAGAGGGATCAGCCTTGGCTTGGCCACTTCAAGCCAAGGGGGGAGCTTGACCCGTTTTCGTGAGGGAACGACCTGATCGCGGGTGGGCAGGGCAGCGGAAATGGCTTCAGCCATGACAGGGCTCCAGAGAGGAGTCGTCGAGGACGACAGGACAGGGGACAGCAGCAACAAACGCAGGGCAGCGCACCAGCAGCGCCGCCAGAACACCCACCAGCAGCGCCGCCACCAGCTGATGGGCCACCGTGACCAGGGGCTGATCCAGCCCGAGTCGGAACGTGGTGATGCCGAGGCTCACCTGGGTGGTAACCAGCAGCACCGCTGAGAGGAGCAGAGGCCACTGACGGCGGCTCCACCCACCGGCCAACAAGGCCACCAGCACGAACAGCAGAACAAAGCCCGCGACAGGAGTTGCAGCGGAGCGATGCCAGACCAGCCAGCGGCAGGCCTCACCGCCGGCGAGACAGCGCTGGGCAGCCCA
Coding sequences within it:
- the ispD gene encoding 2-C-methyl-D-erythritol 4-phosphate cytidylyltransferase → MHLLIAAAGSGRRMGADRNKLLLPLAGKPVIAWTLKAALAAEHIQWIGVVGQEIDREPILDLVRDANKPVTWIQGGSTRQESVLRGLAGLPEAAEQVLIHDGARCLAEPALFDRCAMALASGQALIAATPVTDTIKRVDADGVITDTPDRSELWAAQTPQGFQVDQLRHGHAEAEANGWTVTDDASLYERLGWPVQVLDAGPSNIKVTTPFDLNVAEAVLALRQQD
- a CDS encoding glycosyltransferase family 9 protein is translated as MRVLALSPGPLALQLDRLPALVSLCEQVGATLQVACAPTCRGAWDLIPQVEKILPFDFEASPTLADWANLLGCVREPDFQVCLNFAEGQQVNLMLSMSHIPTRIASSGFSSTEIISPGEGWCAQRLASFLKPLGCTLDADRFSLALSSKDLDAARAEQPAGEGPMLLLAPAGSTGDWPEQRWTSLPESIAQRLKGLRTLQLSPELPLNRRAAAVASSDVVLSSCPVTQRLAVYNGVPLVALGAQPENLPNRPEIRCLGHQADLSALKDGEVLQALGF
- a CDS encoding potassium channel family protein, translated to MSQGSRRRTSRRQLKLLAAPWRGPFSALSAVILIGAIGYRLTEGWDWGDCLWMVLITISTIGYGEVETLSPAGRLVTVLIVVGGLIVVQLAIQRVLGLKDAGYFRRLQEFRIHRMLESLHDHVILCGYGRIGQEIAAQLQRDQIPLVVIETDPDRRDVAEANGLQLLQADATLDETLLDAGLERCQSLVAALPGDASNLYVILSARGLNPSCRLIARANSDEAATKLRLAGATVVVSPYVAGGRVMAASALRPLALNFMELLAGSDFEIEEFQLSRDPLDLMDIRGRSMAELELGRRSGALVLAIRDGSELIANPGGETQLAPGQLLIVLGSKPQLKRFQALLGEAVDSIETMAS
- the fabG gene encoding 3-oxoacyl-[acyl-carrier-protein] reductase; this translates as MLSSASLDGQTALVTGGGRGIGKAIALALAEAGAEVVVNYANSAGAADEVVASINAAGGKAYALKANVSIEEEVDGLIKAVLERSGRLDVLVNNAGITRDGLLMRMKTSDWQAVIDLNLSGVFLCSRAVARPMLKQKSGRIINITSVVGLMGNAGQANYAAAKAGVIGLTKSTAKELASRGITVNAVAPGFIATDMTKDLDADAILKDIPLGQFGTQEQVAGAVRFLAADPAAAYITGQVLQVDGGMVMA
- the groL gene encoding chaperonin GroEL (60 kDa chaperone family; promotes refolding of misfolded polypeptides especially under stressful conditions; forms two stacked rings of heptamers to form a barrel-shaped 14mer; ends can be capped by GroES; misfolded proteins enter the barrel where they are refolded when GroES binds), coding for MAKLLSFSDESRSALERGVDALADAVRVTIGPRGRNVVLEKKFGAPDIVNDGDTIAREIELDDPFENLGAKLIQQVASRTKDKAGDGTTTATVLAQAMVREGLRNTAAGASPVELRRGMEKAVAQVVDGLQQRSQPVAGDAIRQVATVSSGGDDEVGRMIAEAMDRVSADGVITVEESKSLATELEVTEGMAFDRGYSSPYFVTDADRQICEFENPLILLTDRKISAIADLVPVLEAVQKSGSPLLVLAEEVDGEALATLVVNRNRGVLQVAAVRAPSFGERRKAALADIAILTGGTLISEDRALTLDKVQLSDLGKARRVTISKENTTIVATDDHRAAVADRVAAIKRELDATDSDYDREKLNERIAKLAGGVAVIKVGAPTETELKNRKLRIEDALNATRAAIEEGIVPGGGTTLLQLADGLNGLVEQLEGDQRTGVEILQRALVAPVHHIATNAGHNGDVVIEAMRNSGQGFNALTGTYEDLMAAGIVDAAKVVRLAVQDAVSIASLLITTEVVIADKPEPEAPPVDGGGDPMGGMGGMGGMGMPGMGGMGGMGMPGMM
- a CDS encoding N-acetylmannosamine-6-phosphate 2-epimerase codes for the protein MIPTNERLDQGLIVSVQAPQGSPMRDPQVIAAMAEASLRCGAVGVRLESPEHIGAVRRRCPDALIIGLWKCTFPDSSVYITSGWREIQAVWSAGADVIALDATQRHRPEGQRLEALIQRCRSELRAPLMADVDSVANGIRAAELGCDWVGTTLYGYTEVTADKSPPALALLPELRKELKTSVRLICEGGIASPTAARSALDAGADNVVVGTAITGVDLQVQAYCREMGG
- a CDS encoding ABC transporter permease, whose translation is MTSPILPSLADDSGALSELIQETVALTRRLFLQLLRRPSTLIAGILQPLIWLILFGALFANAPEGLLPGGMSYGRFLGAGVIVFTAFSGALNAGLPVMFDREFGFLNRLLVAPLRSRSSIVLASVTYITALSLLQSLAIMLTAAALGYGWPGGAGLVLVLVTLLLLVFAVTALSLGLAFALPGHIELIAVIFVANLPLLFASTALAPLSFMPSWLGWLAALNPLTFAIEPIRAAYRGPLDLSLVLLEAPYGDVTGFGCLGILVALTVGLFLLIRPLLNRKLS
- a CDS encoding daunorubicin resistance protein DrrA family ABC transporter ATP-binding protein; this translates as MPLIELRHLHKAYGSVVALEDLNLEVPEACLYGLLGPNGAGKTSTLRILATLLEPDAGSVQVAGIDALKHPRAVRRHLGYVAQEVAIDKILTGRELLQLQGDLYHLQRADRDQRMADLIELLAMGDWVDRRCGTYSGGMRRRLDLAAGLLHRPRLLVLDEPTVGLDIESRSAIWDLLRRLVSQGTSVLLSSHYLEEVEALADRMAIIDSGRVIAEGTPDGLKQQLGGDRVTLRVREFSDAAEADRVSALLRPLDGVRQVVVNRAQGFSLNLVIDGEAVINSVRQCLDHQGVPVFALAQSRPSLDDVYLQATGRTLMDAELALAGQRDLKQEKRQSMR
- a CDS encoding heme o synthase; this translates as MAEAISAALPTRDQVVPSRKRVKLPPWLEVAKPRLIPLLLATTLGGMALTEGWPLSSPRLVCTLGGGALASAAAGVLNCLWEQDLDGRMARTSGRALPSGRLSPTSAFIGAIACTLAAAMLLVSGVNCLAAGLSLLGLCSYVLLYTALLKPRTTQNIVIGGVAGAIPPLVGAAAATGHVGLGGWWLFALVMVWTPAHFWALALLLREDYRAVGIPMLPVVKGPVVTARAIRRYGWATVLLSGFGVLALPTGGVFYGLILLPFNGRLIQMVQRLSMDPDSLMAAKGLFRWSILYLFGICLLLILSRTDLASSFDQQVMFVLQQLPIV